Part of the Procambarus clarkii isolate CNS0578487 chromosome 20, FALCON_Pclarkii_2.0, whole genome shotgun sequence genome, GTTTGACAAACTTGATCCAGAGTCCCTATTTGACTGTGAACACAGGTCCGTGGTCGGTCAAGACTCGGGGCGGAGAGAGGGAACCTCGATGGACCAAATAGTTTTGTTTAATagttttttaataaattgtttTAACAGGGTTTAAAATGAACGCCAAAACTAGCGAATAGTTATtaatatttattgatttataacgGTAATTGACAAATATTTGAGTAATAGATTTTTGGAATTTGGTCGGCAAGAAACAAGGGCAGGAAAGGTCAAGTGTATGATAGGGGCTAACTTAGATTACTGGCTAAGATATTAGCTTACAAGTGCTCTCGCTAACTAATTCTCTCTCGCTCGACGGGGTTAGGCTGTATTTGCTCGGTAATtgggagttagtttagttcatttattatacacctcatacccatcttctgggcggtagtggaattaagggttacagagacacttaatgggctcagggaaccccacaattcatttagctaagcaagttacaatcttgatgaactagttacaaaattcaatataaaccgtcacatcaacaatgggctggaGACCGACTACAAgttgtttctaaattaagcaactgacatatgtggagagttagTCATAGTTTAAGTTTCTCCTGtacacccttcccccccctccccccccccgcactcaatctagtgggcagcggtggatagcttACGAACGCTTAGTTTACTACCGACATTTAGCAAACTGGGGAacatttggctaagatttctggtaggtAAATAAAATTGTCATTGTCAAGCTTCCTACAGTAGAGTTTTCAATAATTTTGAGCAACATCAGTTTAACAAATTAGGAGCCTAACTTATAAGGTGGGGGGAAAATACTTAATTATTAATTCTTATATTGTCTTCTTTATCTGGTGTGGCAGCATAGACATAATTGAATAATAATTCCACTTGTCTGGGACAGGGAGCCCGTATACCTAGCCGTATAGAGGTAACTCCTCCCTAAGGCAACTATActgtactgaccttccccaggatgcaaccacaATTGCCAAACTCCCAGGCATACACCtgttaactgctaggtgaacagaggcatcaggcgaAAGGAGACGAGGCCCCCCACTAATATAGCCCGACCTACTAAGGTTTCAAATAAGGTCAAgagactgtcgtactaaagtacccatatcctaacctaccagaagacttcaaacagaaaacgggacagtatagcATGTCAATTTAGTTTTCTAATATAACAATTGTTGCTCTTGCAGTATACATCAAAATGCAATGCTCTATTAGCAAGACGAGTTGTATCTTTTGTTTCaacttttgttttatttttaatgaATGACTATATAATATTGTATCCTACAAAATATTCTGTAAAATGACCCAAAAATATGCAATTTACAGATGCATCTGTTACTTGCTACCGTGTGTGCCCTTCTCTTGACatctgtggtggtgtgtagtgtagagatCCAACCCACACGACCACTCTTGCCCAAGACAGGTATATATACAACTATTTTGTACTATTATATTTTGTACTATTATATATAATAAGAAGTTGCGGCACATTGCTCAGGTGATGGAGGCAACATCTTCACACTAACCAGGTTATAATGGATAATAgaagagcagtaaacactctgaataCTTTACGTCAGCGTTCACAATAGAAAGATTAGACAACATCCCATTACTTACACAAATGTGAGTAATACAAAAACTACAAAAacaaataatcggcaacagaacctaaacacctaacctaaccagttccTACATATGCACATTATGccactatataataatattaatttatatttgagaagttCTGTATTGAATGAactgcatgttaaaattgatgaatgcgtctttggggtcgaccggtgGATGGAATCGACTCTAGTCGAAGACGGGTTGGAAAACTCCTTTTCAGAACTTGGATCTGGACCTTTTCTTGACCAATAGATAGTTCCCTTTGATTGGAACTGTGCAAATGTCACACCTATTAAAAAAAAAGGGCAGAAAACTACCGtccgatcagcttgacatcaTACCTGCAAGCTCTTGGAGAGAGAATTCTAATTGGGGGAATGATTCACCATCTCGGTGAATCTTGTAAAATCAATGCAACATGGGTATGTTACAAATATATCGTGCCTTTCACACCTGCTCATATTTTTTGTTGAAAACGGTAACCAGCTATCGGAGAAAGAAATTCCAGTACTTGTAGTTTACATGAATTTTGCCAAGGTGCCACATAAAAGACCAGAAAGGAAATCACAGGCACGTGGAATACATGATAGAACACtaaaatggataaaacaatggttgaaaCAAATGGTCGTGCTAAGCGGGAAGGAATCTTGACTGGAGAAATGTTGGTAAGTAGAGTACCGcaagggtccattttggggccaaccctttctGTCAAGTACATCAATGACTTTGATGtgatttgtaatattctcatctaatttgcagatgacacttaagatttatggtaaagtgggaagtgaaaatgATAAAGAGACCATAGAAAGAGAATGaattccacaaatggtcagacgaCTAGTAAATGCTTTGTAATATATACAAAtttaagaccttgcatgtgggggcaTAACGATCCACGTTACAACTATTAACATTaccttgcagcagattgatgaaggaccttggagtcagaatccactaTTCACTGAATTTTTCACAcgtgggagcggcagtaaaaaaaaaaaaaagctaaccaaacccttaACCCTAGAATTAAACTCTTAGGGACAATCAAGCATACCTTTGACTTGAAAGAAAGTAGTCATTCAATTGTGcaagtctctggtgcgcccccatttTGTCACATTAAGAGGAGAATTGGGCCTAGTAGTGACCACCCTGACGTAATCAGTGAAAGGTGGCTAGTAGAGTCCTTGGATTTTAACAAACATGAATTCAGCATTATATTTtcttacgggggggggggggataaagatGGAGAAAGTGGAGAAGAGGAGTGGGGGAGGTGGCAGGAGTGAGGCCTCAGATGCAGCTGAGTACTCCTAGTCTATATCTATTAAAAGAAAGGCTTTGTTTGAAAAGGGCATAGGGAATTCAGGGTCGATCCCCATGCCCAGCCTTAAGTAGAATTGGCTATTGGCTCATATTGCTACAACCAACAATTCCTATGAAGACTGAAATATGGATTTGGTTTTCAGTTTATTCAGCATTTTTTAGCCATTCATGTTACAATGTAATTACAACAATGTTACAAtagcaataataacaatacacagagAAATCGCATTAcaatgtgatatatcaatgagcaaatccaacaggagccttgatgagagttcgaacctattcgctgggtgttcccaggcacactaGTCTACTACACCATTACATGGtcaaaataattgcaacctggagtactactgcacccacaagtATCCCAAGGTGTCCACTGAAGCCTGACTGGGATTCCACACAAACTGGGGTGCAGTAGtagtactccaggttgcaattcttttaaccatgtcgtggtgcagtcGACTAGTGTGTGCCTGGAACACCCAGTGCATAAGTTCGAACCATAATAAAGACTCGTGTTAGATTTGTTAAAAAATaacaatagtaaaactaaaatttTGGTTGCTTTGTATGTGATGATGATAAAGCTGAAACAATTGTTGAAAATGTTTGGTTggttggggacaggcagcctgtgtatgtATGTAAAGGCTTACATAAAGGTCCTCCTAAGGCTGCCATTCAACAACAGTTGATTTAATcctggggtacctatttactgctagatgaacaagaGGCATTAGGCGATAGGAAATGTGTGCCACTATTTCTGTCCCGTTTGGGGATTTGAACCCAGGATTTCAGACAATAAAGAATGAACTCGACTGTTCTACCAAGACACAATTTTTtcttattataattaataataataataattaatgttgAGTCCACTAAAGGTGATGGACCCATGCataaaattaatgtaaatatacatGATTAATGAGGCAGATAGTCCatacttatttaaaaaaaaattaaatgtttTTACTGATATTGCATGAAGGTTAATGTTTAATCTTCACTAGTAGGTACAAATGTTTTACTATACAATTTACATAGTTTATATTTTTCTATATTTCAGATATTCGGTCTCCATTCATAGCTAATCACACAAAGCTGCTGATGGAACTCATGGAAACCAATTTTGACTATTCACTCAGTTATCTGTTTTCTGTAAGTTGTAATAAAGTTTTTAATACAAGCAATTGTAACATTGAGGCTTTCTTTGTTAATTTAATTACATTTTACCTCAATCCTTTAATAAATCACTAATAAACAGTCAAGTTGGCTTTAACAATTACAACTTTTATTGGCTATTAGACAAATGTCAGTGTTGAACTGTGCTAAAACTGTAAACAATATTTTTAAATTGGAATGTATGTGCAGCCTTGATTATCTAGAATAATTGGAACCAGACCCTATCTGAAAGTTAATAATCTCTGGAAATAAGGTATTTGATGCTATACCTGTAATTTACCTTAGTTGGGTGCAAGAGTTCCTCTACTCTGCAACCCTGGTCTGGAGCCAAACTAGTGATAACTTGATCAGTAGATAGATCCATGATACCATAGTATATGCCATGTTTCACTAACTACAGTTGCTGTAGGTTTGTAAAAAAATAATTTCAAAAGTTGTAAATGCATAAGAATTTAGCCAGTACTTCAGCATAAGAAAACCACACATACTGAAGTTTGTTTTCATACATGGATGTTTTTTAATTCATTACGATTAACTTCGGTGACTTGAGCTTTTTCAATGCCTTTGTCATGACTGTACTGTCTTCTAATTATATTGTATACTCCTGCAGAGCAAGCAATATGGAAGTCAGTATATAGAGCGTCCTGGTATGTCCAAGTTTCTGATGGAGGCAAGTGACAAGCACTGGAAGGAGGGTTTTGATGTCCTACAAAAGTTCCTTCAGCGTGGTGGCAACTTTGATGATGTATCTCTGAGTGTCAAAGGAAAGGTAAGTTTCAGTAAAAATACATttaagatgatattttgttggttGTCATTAGCTATCCTCCATTAGGAGGACGCCTTATGATTTTTACctttttaatttttgtttaatggCTTGATTTTTTTTTACAACAATATATTAAAATCTCCTTGGCATGTCTTTTAAGCGTGCAATACTTAAGTTTCGTCATTATTCAAATCTCCTAGTAGAGAAGTGTTAAGATGCTATGTTTTGGAAATCTTcaattaaaatatttttgttttgaattaCACTGTAGTATACTTGTACTTCTTGGCTAGTTTGTCTGACTTAAAAAAACTCTGTACGTTATTAGTACACTTTAGAGGTGCAGTACTAAAATGAGGGTACAATATGTAAATTGTCAATGACATCCCAGCAAAAGGAGGGATTTTTCTGTGTGCAGATATGAGTGACaatacataaacaataatctgacccacacatttgaaatgaaaatgacattTCGGGTCATCCTGCATCCCGATACTGTAATGTAAGAGTCAAGGCGAGTAATATGAGGGTTCAAAACAGACTGAAATGTCATCACTTGTACCTCATTTCACATGCGTGGGTTGGCGTATTTGTATTGGTCATACTATTGAATTCTCTACATAATAAACAATGTTCATAAATGCAACATGGTTTACTGTATCAATAACATTCAGTGTCAAAAATAAAACTTGTATAATACTGTATAATTAATTTTAAATAATAATGAGAGGGTCTAGTACCACAGTGATTGGCTAAGTCAGTTCCCAACCAAGATGTCTGGAATGTAAGTCTTGTGTGAATATTTGACCTCTCTAATTATGGTGTATGTTAAGGCTTAATGAATCATACACATTTGTCCCAGGAAACTTTCCAGCTAGACTTCCCAATAGCAAGTGAGGCTCTAAACCTTGCTGGACTGCCTCCAAGCAGAGGGAACAAAACCCCTCTGCAGAACCCGAGCGTGCCGCCAAAAAACCACAGCAGTGGCTGAAAGGACAGCAGATATGGCATTTTCAGGAAAGACAGGCAAAAATGAGTTTGGCAGACAAAAGGGAAAAGAATCATATGAATCTAAAGACTGGGCCAGCACAACATGCTGAAACTTAGGAGGGGCCAAGTAACAAGCCaccattgcacacacacacacacacacacacacacatgacttcaaccacgggaagatagattgggagaacagagacccacatggaggaccggacacatgaagagctaagctgctggacgtggcaacaagaaactttctaagccaacacatcaaggggctgacaagaatgagaggagaggatgaatcggctatgcttgatctgatatttcccctaaatgagtcggatatacgggaagttaagttggaagcccccttgggaatgagtgatcacagtgtattgatcttttgagtacctggtagaggtaGGAATTATCTTCCcataaaaagaactgggaaacaaagagctggcataccgaaatggaaattatgaggggatgagaaaattcctaaggaaTATACCATTGGGGACAGAATTCAGAacgaagtccgtacaagacatgatgggctatgtcacccaaaagtgtcaggaggcagtaaacaggtttatcccagcccgacaggaaaaaaaaatagaagcaaaagaagaatctgtggtttaatagggcatgtataaaACCAAAGGAAATGAAcaagagggcgtggaggaacttccgaaataacagaacgccAAAAAGCAGAGAGAGGAACCAGGAACTAGTATGTTAGTgtcagaagagaagctgagaaaaagtatgaaaatgatatagctaataaagccaagaccgaaccaaaactattCCACGAACAcgtcaggaggaaaacagtgacagaacaggtgatgaaacttagaacgggtgaagacaggtacacagagaatgacagaggtgtcgCTAGaaaaggtggcagtaaaccaggtggccttggaagggttcgaaattaaaacagatgaggtcaagaggcatctgttggatctggacgtgagaaaggctgttggcccagatggaatctcaccatgggtattgaaagagtgtaacGTAACGAAAAGATAAGACAAGCAACTTGGGCAGTGCTGCCATAGTTGGCACCACAGGCAACAAGGCAGCCACACTGGGAATGGATGTCAGTGCATCTAGGCAGCACTGGAGCCAGTCAGAGAACAGCTCGATAACTGCCCAGTCTTGCAAAATGGCCGTCAAGTGAGTACGAGTCCTGTGATCCTCCAAAGTGTGCCAGAAAGCACAGGCAGCTGGACTTTGAGTTACCACAATCTAATGTTCTTTGGGGATCACTACAGCAAACAAGCAGTTCTAAAGGGCCACAAAAGAAGCACTGCTCAAGAACACTTGAAAGTTGGAACTTGCCTGCCACCATTAGAGCATCTGGGCTTGTGAAAAAGTTGTGTCAAGCCCTTGAGGAAAGAAGGGTTTCCAGTGAAGCCAGTGAAGACAAGTTGGGACATTGTACTAAAACCAAAAGACAGAAGAGGCTTGGTCCATAAGGGAAGCAAAGTTCTGATCCTGCAGGAGTAACCGAAAAATGTCTGCCCATGATAGGCAAATGGTTCGATGACGGAAACCACTAGAAATAAAATATTTCGGTGAAACCAAATGAAACATGGGAGTACACCTGGGGGGAAACGGCAAAGTAGTCAGAGATAGTGGAGAAGGAATAGGAAAAGTCCATCCAATTAGAGCAAAATACTGTATCCTCTGCATATGGAACCAAAGTCCAAGAAGGGTTGGAGTGCCCTTCAGATCTTCCTCCAGCTCACCAACAGACCTGGGGGTCAGTCATGATGACCACTTGGCAGAACCATGTCCTATGCCAGAAACAAAAGGGCATTGTCCCATAGAACATTTTAGAGCAAACCAAAACCCCCTGTTAAGTAGGTTTCAAATCTTTGGTGGGAAGATTTGGAGCATTCTTCATGTCTCCATGCCATCCACCATGCAGTATAAATGGACGGGCAGCCCCTCGGAGGTGGCAAAGCTACACCCAAAACTAGACCCCTTACCAGATTCTGAATCCCACAGATGCTTCAGAGCCTGAACCAGGAATGGGAAGACCAGATGGTGGGTGCACCACAACTGCAGGGAAAAGAGGAAGGGGGGGAACTTAGTGCAGGTGGAATTCGTCAGCTCCTCTAAAGAAGGGGCCCTAAACAATATAGGGGCCAACTCTGGTACCTATATTCGAGCCTCCAGCAACAAACCATGAATGTGAGAGAAATAATCCGTCAAAGCGGCTGCTGCCTGATAAGTATCCTGTCTTGAGGTGGGTTCAGATAGGACTGTATAAAGAAACAACAAACTCTAATTCCACTGGACTCAATGTGGAAGGTGTCGCAGACCCTGGTCTGTCAGAGATGAGGGGGGCCAGATAGCTgattggacagcgcttcagattcgtagtcctaaggatctaggttcgatccccggtggaggcagaaacaaatgggcagagtttctttcacttgatacccctgttacttagcagtaaataggtacctgggagttacagctgctacgggctgcttcctgggggtgtgtaataaaaaggaggcctggtcgaagcccgggccgcggggatgctaagccctgaaatcatctcaagataactgacACAGCAGGcagcatgtattcacctagttgtgcttgcaggggttgagctcttctcttttagcccacctctcaactgtcaatcaactgttactaatgtctccgccccccccccaccccttcaggAAGGAGGGGGGGTTATGGGCTTcatgaagcagcccataacagctgtctaacccccagatacctatttactgctaggcaacagggacatcagggtgaaagaaactctgcccatttttgtttctcgctggcaccgGGAAGAGATGTGGGAGAGATAGAATGATTGTTGGCACATAGGAAAGCCAATGCACACCCTTCAAACTCTCAAATAGTGAGTGTGGGATCTGAAGGTTCAATCCATGATGAGCCTCAATGCAGACACTCAGGGAAGTTACCAGGGCCTGGAAGAGTGTAACCAAGCAGGACACTCAGGCCCTAGTGATGCTCACCAGAAGAATTGGCACCAAATATAGCACATAGAATGAAGACGACTACGAAGGACATCAGTGGTGTGCTATGTGAACAAGCGTGAAACCCCAAGTTCCCCCCAAAATACTCTGAACACGTTCAACCACAGGGTTCCACAGAAGAGTAGAGaggcttacactgctcagggcgaGTCTCTTCCGGGTCAAACTCGTGAACACACCAGCGAAGTTACTCCATCAGGAGGGGAGGGGGCAACACTAAATGAGATCTTGGTGAAGTTATGCCCTAAACATTTGCACGTGTAGCTAATACTAATAATTTGGCGAGGTAAATAAGCAAATGGGGCCCCATGTCCAAAGGATGGGCTACATTGATTTGGAAAAAGTGAGAGATTGGCGAGTTGGGAAGATCTAATTATGAACTTGGACATTGGCAACAGGGTTGACTAATGACTGGGGCAGAAGCCTTGGTTCCCAAGGTGCAAGCTGTTAGCAACCATTCACACTACAGGGTTCTAGTTAGTTTAAAGTGAACCAATTGGGTATGACTTGATTGTAATGTTGCTTGGCTTTTTTGGTCCTTTGTTTTATATGAACCTTTAAGTTTTCTGTATTGCTTCATTTAATTTCTGGATGTTTTCTGAGCATGTGTGACTGTAACAATCGGCAGCTCCATGTACctcgagggagaggaggggggggcggggatgaggaggagaggaggggaaggggatgAAGAAGGTTTTGGCTCTGGTAGGTCAAACAGGACTACTATGGTTGATGGAACTTGGTAGTGGGAAGCCATCCCGGTGAAATGGCTTCCGTATGCCATCAAGAGGGTCCTCCAGATAAACATTCTGATGCAACAATGCATCATCTTTGTGGGTATGaaatataatttattaatatTGTTGTATTATAATACTGATCTAGGATTTTTGTTACAGGGTTACCATAATCTGACCGTAACTGGTGGTTCAGGCGAGAACTATGTGAACACTCTGGAAGATGTTCTGGAAAACTGCCAGGGGCGATATGAACAAATGAATAAACTTTGCCATAAAGCAAACAAGAGTCCATCAAGCTCTGGAGATGCTGAGgtatataaaataatttatattttgttttttaggGTGAAACTGAGAACTGGAGAAAGTGAGCAATCacaacatacatacatgcattatATATTGCAGTGTAGATCTGTATATAGATCTGTATATAGGGCTGTATATAGGTCTGTATATAGGTCTGTATATAGGTCTATAAAATAGAATGTGCCATCTACATTCATTTTGTGGCCAGATATAAATGCAAGGCATTTTAGCATACACTTTTACAGTCAAATCCCTCACCATGAGTCTGGTGGTAAATGGTCCAGAAAAGTACcgtataaatatttattatttattgggggttataataaaaaaattgttGGCGATCAGAAATAAATGCTATAGAACTGGGATCTTCAAATCTCTCTTCCTGCAACCCAGTTCAATAATAGCACCATTCAATTTAATGACCTATATGGGGCTATATCCTACTTATTTACAAGATAACTGATAAATTCCAGGTTAATAATTATTGGTAAAGTTTTGAGGAATTTTCAGGCTCGTCAAAATAAACTTTCCAAATGAAATAACATACTCAAAGGTACTGTATACACATTTtgccccacccacaccacactccctcactctttTCCATGCACTCTACACACACTTCCCTCTCGCACACAATTGCAGAGAATTATTGTTACAGTCCCACAGTCACTCTGGGAAATACCAGTGTTTACCCTAGTCACTCGACAAAAACATTGTGGAAAGCATTGGCCAAGCAAAGATTTTTGTGCCACAA contains:
- the LOC123755343 gene encoding ferritin light chain isoform X1, producing MRQTSTMHLLLATVCALLLTSVVVCSVEIQPTRPLLPKTDIRSPFIANHTKLLMELMETNFDYSLSYLFSSKQYGSQYIERPGMSKFLMEASDKHWKEGFDVLQKFLQRGGNFDDVSLSVKGKGYHNLTVTGGSGENYVNTLEDVLENCQGRYEQMNKLCHKANKSPSSSGDAEIAHYLEEKLEDEAKRLRELYGHIVTLKKMKSLGVALNMFDSNL
- the LOC123755343 gene encoding ferritin light chain isoform X2; translated protein: MATKMHLLLATVCALLLTSVVVCSVEIQPTRPLLPKTDIRSPFIANHTKLLMELMETNFDYSLSYLFSSKQYGSQYIERPGMSKFLMEASDKHWKEGFDVLQKFLQRGGNFDDVSLSVKGKGYHNLTVTGGSGENYVNTLEDVLENCQGRYEQMNKLCHKANKSPSSSGDAEIAHYLEEKLEDEAKRLRELYGHIVTLKKMKSLGVALNMFDSNL